A window of Argopecten irradians isolate NY chromosome 14, Ai_NY, whole genome shotgun sequence contains these coding sequences:
- the LOC138306935 gene encoding uncharacterized protein isoform X1 — MWRLIYRFFYSIWSSRRLYHQTVSNMASTSSFSQRPTLFIKSIIQNPSHLFRTVIILCLFLLLILILHRSSCPKQSPTYICIEDPELLKLSGLEKVEFLPFNSATPQDCMKKVLLRETLLTSEEQSRADHCVQNYEKDFKAAHELFWYGDNQYVRHHHHKYLTNQSLVLDVGGNVGEDAAYLIKHYNPKNYVVLEPLKLLYRNLVVKFKNRPNVLTYNIGLSKKNEVFMLSIEGHDGDATSPFLAKTTDGTCSLKVVNTTVFLTKLGVGCFDVDLMTINCEGCEYDVLESIISNSLVNNFKHIQFATHTKLAYLVDPVNRYCRIQELLQRTHRLSYSYKFNWETWTRRDITI; from the exons ATGTGGAGGTTGATATACCG GTTCTTCTACTCCATATGGTCAAGTCGCAGGCTTTATCATCAAACCGTATCCAACATGGCCTCAACATCATCATTCAGTCAGAGGCCAACCCTGTTCATCAAAAGCATCATACAAAATCCTAGTCATTTGTTCCGAACTGTTATTATCCTCTGCTTATTCCTATTGCTTATTCTCATATTGCATAGATCCAGTTGTCCGAAACAGTCCCCGACATACATCTGCATAGAGGATCCAGAGCTGTTGAAATTATCTGGTTTGGAGAAAGTGGAATTTCTTCCGTTTAACAGTGCAACACCTCAAGATTGTATGAAAAAGGTTTTGTTACGTGAGACGCTTCTCACAAGTGAAGAACAGAGTCGAGCGGATCATTGTGTtcagaattatgaaaaagactTCAAGGCAGCTCACGAATTATTCTGGTACGGAGACAACCAATATGTCCGCCATCATCACCATAAGTATCTGACCAATCAGAGTCTCGTTCTCGATGTCGGCGGCAATGTTGGGGAAGACGCAGCGTACTTAATTAAACATTACAATCCAAAGAATTATGTTGTGCTTGAACCATTGAAGCTTCTTTATCGAAATCTTGTTGTAAAGTTTAAGAACAGACCTAATGTTCTGACCTATAATATAGGGTTGAGTAAAAAGAATGAAGTGTTTATGTTAAGCATTGAGGGCCATGATGGTGATGCAACATCACCTTTCCTGGCGAAGACAACGGATGGTACTTGTTCTCTAAAAGTCGTAAACACCACAGTTTTTCTGACAAAACTGGGAGTTGGTTGTTTTGATGTTGATCTCATGACTATAAACTGCGAAGGATGCGAGTACGATGTTCTGGAATCCATTATTTCAAATTCACTCGTcaacaattttaaacatatccAGTTTGCCACGCATACAAAGCTAGCGTACCTTGTAGATCCTGTTAATCGTTATTGTAGAATTCAGGAACTTTTACAGAGGACTCATAGACTTAGCTACAGCTACAAGTTCAATTGGGAAACATGGACCAGACGGGatattacaatataa
- the LOC138306935 gene encoding uncharacterized protein isoform X2: MASTSSFSQRPTLFIKSIIQNPSHLFRTVIILCLFLLLILILHRSSCPKQSPTYICIEDPELLKLSGLEKVEFLPFNSATPQDCMKKVLLRETLLTSEEQSRADHCVQNYEKDFKAAHELFWYGDNQYVRHHHHKYLTNQSLVLDVGGNVGEDAAYLIKHYNPKNYVVLEPLKLLYRNLVVKFKNRPNVLTYNIGLSKKNEVFMLSIEGHDGDATSPFLAKTTDGTCSLKVVNTTVFLTKLGVGCFDVDLMTINCEGCEYDVLESIISNSLVNNFKHIQFATHTKLAYLVDPVNRYCRIQELLQRTHRLSYSYKFNWETWTRRDITI; encoded by the coding sequence ATGGCCTCAACATCATCATTCAGTCAGAGGCCAACCCTGTTCATCAAAAGCATCATACAAAATCCTAGTCATTTGTTCCGAACTGTTATTATCCTCTGCTTATTCCTATTGCTTATTCTCATATTGCATAGATCCAGTTGTCCGAAACAGTCCCCGACATACATCTGCATAGAGGATCCAGAGCTGTTGAAATTATCTGGTTTGGAGAAAGTGGAATTTCTTCCGTTTAACAGTGCAACACCTCAAGATTGTATGAAAAAGGTTTTGTTACGTGAGACGCTTCTCACAAGTGAAGAACAGAGTCGAGCGGATCATTGTGTtcagaattatgaaaaagactTCAAGGCAGCTCACGAATTATTCTGGTACGGAGACAACCAATATGTCCGCCATCATCACCATAAGTATCTGACCAATCAGAGTCTCGTTCTCGATGTCGGCGGCAATGTTGGGGAAGACGCAGCGTACTTAATTAAACATTACAATCCAAAGAATTATGTTGTGCTTGAACCATTGAAGCTTCTTTATCGAAATCTTGTTGTAAAGTTTAAGAACAGACCTAATGTTCTGACCTATAATATAGGGTTGAGTAAAAAGAATGAAGTGTTTATGTTAAGCATTGAGGGCCATGATGGTGATGCAACATCACCTTTCCTGGCGAAGACAACGGATGGTACTTGTTCTCTAAAAGTCGTAAACACCACAGTTTTTCTGACAAAACTGGGAGTTGGTTGTTTTGATGTTGATCTCATGACTATAAACTGCGAAGGATGCGAGTACGATGTTCTGGAATCCATTATTTCAAATTCACTCGTcaacaattttaaacatatccAGTTTGCCACGCATACAAAGCTAGCGTACCTTGTAGATCCTGTTAATCGTTATTGTAGAATTCAGGAACTTTTACAGAGGACTCATAGACTTAGCTACAGCTACAAGTTCAATTGGGAAACATGGACCAGACGGGatattacaatataa